Within Calidithermus timidus DSM 17022, the genomic segment TGAGAACCCTAGTTCAGCCGGATAACTCGACGGAGGTGCTGTGTATGCGTGTATCGATTGGAATTGCCCGGATCGCTTCAACTTTGCTCGGGCCGACCGGCATTGGAAAGACCGCCCTGGGACGCTGGATGTGGCGCATTTACAACGCGTTTTTGCCTAAGGGCGAGACCTGGGTGAGGGTGCACGGCCAGAGGATGTGGCTCAACCTCGACGACCGCACCCAACTCAGCATCGCCGTAGGGACGCACGAGAAGGAGGCATTCGAGCTGTTTTGTGCCATGATCAGGCCCGGCCAGACTGTGGTGGACGTTGGGGCCAACGTGGGCTTCTACACCCTGGCAGCAGCGCGGGCGGTGGGGCCACGGGGCCGGGTGATCGCCTTTGAGCCTGAGCCCAACAACTGTGAGCGCATTCGGCGCAACCTCGAGGCCAACGGCCATCGCAACGTGACGCTATGCCAGATGGCGGTGAGCGACCGCTCAGGGCGGGCCGAGCTTTTCCTGGGCAGCGATTGCGGCATCCACTCGCTGTTGCGGGAGCGGGCTTCGGGGGAGGCCCTCGAGGTGGAGATGGTTTCGCTCGACGATTATTTTGAGCGCCACGACCTGACCCCCGACCTGATCAAGATCGACGCCGAGGGTGTGGAGCTCCAGGTGCTACACGGCATGCAGCGCACCCTGGCCCGGCATCCCAACGTAGCCGTGATCTGCGAAATCTACGACCCCAACCCGCAGACCGTGCGCCGCAAGAAGGCCGAGGCGGCGGCTTTGCTCGAGGCCTACGGTCTGCGCGTCAATGAGGCCGTGGTTTATGAAGCCAGTACCCTGATCTATGCCAGCAAGCAGCCTTCCCCCTCCGTGCAACCAAGGGCGAAGCTCGGGGACTCCGCCTTGGTTGCGCTGCTCGAGCCCTGGTGGGAGAGCACCGCTTACATCTTGCTCCCGCTCTGATCCGCTTTGAGTTGGCGGGCTTCAGGGTTGGCCGTAGGGGAAGATGGGGTCGCAGTCGCTGGCAGTGCTGGGAAGCATGGTGCTGCTCGCTTTCACGAAGCCGTTGGTCTGGTCGAGGTTATAACCCCTTATCCACACCTGCTTTTCGGTGGGCGTGACCACGATGGCGGGTAAAGCCTGCCCCTTGCGCTGCACCTTGTTGTCCCCGTTGGTGTCGAGCGCGATGAACCCCACCAACTTCGGCCCGTTTGAGAAGAGATCGAAGGCATCGAGTTCACCGGCTTTGTTGGCCGGATCGGCGCTGGGATCGCTGACGCCGGGCTCCGTGACCCATACTTCGAGCTTGGTGATCAGGCCCTTGGCATCGAAGCGGAAGTCTACGATGGTGTCGCGGTCGGTGCAGAAGGTGGCTTGGGTTTCTAGGTTGCTGATCGTGGGGGGCACGGGCCGCACTTCGATGATGCCGCAGCCGCTGATCAGCGCTGCCATAGCAGGGATGGCCAGAAATTTCCTCATAGATCTCACCTTATTGGCGCTTCATGAACGCGGGGTTAGGGGGGATTAAGTTGCCCTGGCTGTATCCGCTCCAGCCACTCGGCCTCGCCTCGGAGATTGGCTCTGGCTGCTGCCTCGAGCCCACGGAACACCTGGGTGACGTAGATTTTGGGGCGAGAGAGGAAGGAGCGAAGCACCCTCAGACGCCCAGCCTGGTAAGCCTCTGGCGGCATCCAGGCATATTCCTGGCGGATGGCGCGGCTGTACCTCTGGTACACCCTGCCCTCAGACCCCAGGATGCTCAGGTCGGCGTCGAGGAGCAACTGGGTGGTGGGATCGTCGGAGAGGTGGGCTTTGGTGGCCAGCACCATATCGCCGACCCGACGGGCCAGTTCGGCGTCGAGGGGCTCGAGCGCGCGCCAGGCCACTTCGGCGCTTTTTTCCTCGTTGTCGCCGCGTGTGGTGTCGTAGACGGCGTCGTGAAACCACACCGCCAGCTCCAGCGCGGCCTGCTCGGCTACGGGATGGGGCTCGAGCAGGCTGAGCAGCGACTCGATATGGGAGAGGTTGTGATAGCTGCGGTGGGGCTCGCCGTAGCGCCGCAGCAGGTCGTTGAGCAGGTCGAAGTGAATCTCTTCCGGGGCCTTCAGGGTGTGCATGAGAGCGTTCCAGCGCCGGATGAGGCGCTTACGCCCGCTGTTGCCGAGGATAAAAAGCGCCACGAATCCTTTTTCCGCTAGCCCAACCGCTCGAGGTTGGTCCGGATGCGCTCGAGCTGGGCTTTGTGTTCAGCCAGCCGTTCGCGCTCGGCCTCGACCACCTCGGGCTTGGCCCGCTCTACGAAGCCTGGGTTGGCGAGCTTGGCTTCGGCCTGGGCTACCAGCCTTTCCAGCTCGGCAAGCCGCTTTTTCTGGCGCTCGAGGAAGCCCTCGAGGTCGCCTTCGGGGCGCAGGTACACCGTTGTGGCCGAGGTTGCCTGGGCGATGGCTTTATCAGGGGTTCCGAGCGTGGCTTCGGCCTTGCTCAAAAAGCGGAACAGGGGCAGATTTTCCATCACCAAGCTGGCTCCAGGCCCGTCCAGGTGCACCCGGATCTCCTGTTGGGGCGCTATGCCCAGCTCTGAGCGCAGGTTGCGGGTCGCGGTGATGCTCTGCTGCAGGGTCTCGAAGGCCCGCTCGGCCTCGAGGTCGCGCCCGCCGGGGGTGGGCCACTCCTGCAGGGCAAGCTGCTTGGGATCGCCGGTCAGCGCCTCGTACAGCTCGGAGGTGATGAAGGGCATGATGGGGTGCAGCAGCTTGAGCAGCGTGGCGAGGGTGGTCTCGAGGGTCTTCATCGTCGCCTGGTTGCCCTCGCGCAACGCGGGCTTGGCCGCTTCGAGGTACCAGTCGCAGAACTCGCTCCACACCAACTCGTAGATCAGGCGGGCCGCGCGTCCTAGGTCGTAGGCCTCGTACGCTTCGGTGATCTCAGCGATGCCACGGTTGAGGCGAGAGCTCATCCAGCGGTCGGCCAGCGTCAGCTTTTCGTGTTTTGCGCTTTGCGTCTGACCTATGGAGCTCTTGTTCATCAGCACGAAGCGCGCTGCGTTGTAGAGCTTGTTGGCAAAGTTACGCCCCTGCTCGTAGCGCCGCTCGTCGTGGCGGATGTCCTGTCCGCCGGTGGCCAGGTAGTCCCAGGCGAAGCGGCAGGCGTCGGCTCCGTACTTGTCGATGAGCTCGAGCGGGTCGATGCCGTTGCCCTTGCTCTTCGACATCTTCTGGCCTTTGGCGTCGAGGTAGAGGCCGTGGAGCACGATGGTGTGGAAGGGGGCTTTGCCGGTGAACTGATAGCCCGACATCTGCATGCGGGCCACCCAGAAGAAGAGGATGTCGTAGCCCGTCACCAGCACGTCGGTGGGGTAGAACTTTTTGAGGTCGGGGGTCTCGTCAGGCCAACCCAGGGTGGAAAAGGGCCACAGCGCCGAGGAGAACCAGGTGTCGAACACGTCGGGATCGCGCCGGAGCTTGAGCCCTGCGTAGCGGGGGTCTTGGTCGCAGTCGAGATCGGGGTTTTCGGGGTCAGGCACGTAGATATTGCCCTCCTCGTCGTACCAGGCCGGGATCTGGTGACCCCACCAGATCTGCCGCCCGATGGCCCAGTCGCGGATGTTCTCCAGCCAGTCGCGGTTGACCTTCTCCCAGCGCTCGGGAACCAGGCGCATCTCGCCGCGCTCGAGCCCCTCGAGCACCTTCTGGGCCACCGGCTTCATGCGCACGAACCACTGCTCAAGCAGCATCGGTTCGATGGGCTCCTTGGTGCGTTCGGAGAGGGGAAGCTGCACGGTGTGGGTCTCTACGCCCTTGAGGTAGCCCTCCTCCTCGAGCCGCCGGGCCACCTTTTCGCGGGCCTCGAAGCGGTCGAGGCCGCGGAACTCCTCGGGTACCAGCTCGCCCGTCAGCCGCGCATTTAGGTCGATGACGCTGGGCATCTCGAGACCGTGCCGCAGGCCGATCTCGAAGTCAGCGGGGTCGTGGGCCGGGGTGATCTTGAGCGCGCCAGTACCGAACCCACGCTCTACGGCTTCGTCGGCGATGATCGGGATGAAGCGGTCGGTGAGGGGGATGCGCACCCGACGGCCCACCAGGCCTTTGTAGCGCTCGTCTTCGGGGTGCACCGCCACCGCCACGTCGGCAAAGATGGTCTCGGGGCGCTGGGTGGCGATCTGAATACCTCCCTCGCCGTCCTCGAAGGGGTACTCGAGCACCCAGAGCTGGCTCTGACGCTCCTCGCGGTCGACCTCGAGGTCAGAGAGCACCGTCTGGGCCACCGGATCCCAGTTGACGATGCGCTTGCCGCGGTAGGCCAGGCCCTGGTGGTAGTACTCTACGAAGCTGCGCCGCACCGCGCGGGAGAGGCCAGAGTCCATGGTGAAGCGCTCGCGGCTCCAGTCGCAGCTCGCCCCGATGCGGCGGAGCTGGTAGAGGATGGTGCCGCCGTTCTTCTCCTTGAAGTCCCACACCCTCTCCAAAAACTTCTCCCGGCCCAGGTCGTGGCGGCTTTTGCCCTCCTTGGCC encodes:
- a CDS encoding valine--tRNA ligase translates to MSQATKELPKAYDPQAVEPRWAEEWAQNPLRPELNAGKGKGPFTIVIPPPNVTGNLHLGHALDNTIIDTLIRFKRMQGYEALYLPGTDHAGITTQVLVERELAKEGKSRHDLGREKFLERVWDFKEKNGGTILYQLRRIGASCDWSRERFTMDSGLSRAVRRSFVEYYHQGLAYRGKRIVNWDPVAQTVLSDLEVDREERQSQLWVLEYPFEDGEGGIQIATQRPETIFADVAVAVHPEDERYKGLVGRRVRIPLTDRFIPIIADEAVERGFGTGALKITPAHDPADFEIGLRHGLEMPSVIDLNARLTGELVPEEFRGLDRFEAREKVARRLEEEGYLKGVETHTVQLPLSERTKEPIEPMLLEQWFVRMKPVAQKVLEGLERGEMRLVPERWEKVNRDWLENIRDWAIGRQIWWGHQIPAWYDEEGNIYVPDPENPDLDCDQDPRYAGLKLRRDPDVFDTWFSSALWPFSTLGWPDETPDLKKFYPTDVLVTGYDILFFWVARMQMSGYQFTGKAPFHTIVLHGLYLDAKGQKMSKSKGNGIDPLELIDKYGADACRFAWDYLATGGQDIRHDERRYEQGRNFANKLYNAARFVLMNKSSIGQTQSAKHEKLTLADRWMSSRLNRGIAEITEAYEAYDLGRAARLIYELVWSEFCDWYLEAAKPALREGNQATMKTLETTLATLLKLLHPIMPFITSELYEALTGDPKQLALQEWPTPGGRDLEAERAFETLQQSITATRNLRSELGIAPQQEIRVHLDGPGASLVMENLPLFRFLSKAEATLGTPDKAIAQATSATTVYLRPEGDLEGFLERQKKRLAELERLVAQAEAKLANPGFVERAKPEVVEAERERLAEHKAQLERIRTNLERLG
- a CDS encoding FkbM family methyltransferase, whose protein sequence is MRVSIGIARIASTLLGPTGIGKTALGRWMWRIYNAFLPKGETWVRVHGQRMWLNLDDRTQLSIAVGTHEKEAFELFCAMIRPGQTVVDVGANVGFYTLAAARAVGPRGRVIAFEPEPNNCERIRRNLEANGHRNVTLCQMAVSDRSGRAELFLGSDCGIHSLLRERASGEALEVEMVSLDDYFERHDLTPDLIKIDAEGVELQVLHGMQRTLARHPNVAVICEIYDPNPQTVRRKKAEAAALLEAYGLRVNEAVVYEASTLIYASKQPSPSVQPRAKLGDSALVALLEPWWESTAYILLPL